AAAGCGGTGCCGAGTCACGGTTCATGATTGCGTTACCTTCGCCCATCGCCTGCAAATCCTGCATGAGCGCAAAGGTATCCGGGAACTCGACCACAATATCCTCAACATCAACAGTAAGCATCTTGAACCCAGTACGGCCCAGCAAGTTCCCGACATCCTTGACATCTGCCAGAGGCGACACATGTGGACTCACACCGCCGCGTCGCTCCATATCAGCCAGCTGTAGCGACCCGCGCAGCTCGTACAACGTATCGCCACCAAACATGGCCGCGATAAACGGTGCATCGGGCTTCAGCATTTTGTTCACCTGTTCCAGCAGTGCGGGCAGGTCGTTGATCCAGTGGATCGAGAGCGACGAGAGCACAGCGTCGAAGCTGTTTGGTGCGTACGGCAAAGTCTCCAGATCCGGAATCACATCTCGCTGGATGTTGATCTCCTTGTTAAACGGCTCGTTCTCGTCGCGGTGGAGCAGCGCGTGTGATGTCTCCACGCATGTCAACTTCGAGATCTTTTTTGATAGTGGTGTTGTGATTGTTCCTTCCGGCATGACTGAGTCGAGATCTGGGGATGTGAGAGCTCGGGCGATGTTGCAGCTGTTTGCGCCTAGATCAAGGACGTTTGGGAAGTCACGTTTAATGTCCTATTCATAGTGAGAGAAGCTCTTGTCAGTTGATGcgtcttttttctttttctgcgCTTGATTCGTTCAACGGCTTACCAGTAAGCGATCACATAATCGCATTGCTACTTCATCTTTCAGGTAGTCGACTTTCCGACTCTCTTCGACATTCCGGGCAGCCCGATCTTTTTGGAGGTGCTTGACTTTGCGGTTGAAGACCTCAAGAACTGGATTGCCGGGCGCCTGGCTGGCAAATTTTCGGATAGTAGTAGTTGGGATGAGATATCGCCTTGAGATGCTGGAGCGAAATGTCTGTAGAGGTATCATTGTGGCTGCGGAATGGATATGGAGGATTCTAAACGCTCAAGCATGCAAGCCTGTGGTTTTGCGGCGACAGCGGGCAGAAAATGGCGGGATCTGACGTCGATTGTCGATGCGGAAGAGCTTCCTCTCCGTAGACCATGGACTTTTTGCAGTTGGTGTTTTCAAGACCCTGACCCGATGTCGCTTTGAATTCTGAAATAGTGCATATTTCCCAGATTGTGCACAGTGCATTGAGCGTAGCAGAGCCATTGCAACTCCTACTCGAACAAGTTTCCACGCGCCAGCACACTTCTCTCCGGGCCTCTGATTTGGCGCAACAAGGCCGAGATTCGGAAATTTTTATATTTTCATATTCGACAATACAAGCCATCGAATAGCCACACTTTTCTATCGGTCAAGCTGCTTACGCCACTACGCCACTACGCTATTCAGCTCTCGACTCACAGAGACGAAGCATGAATTGATCCAAATACACGCCTCGAAAGCTACTACACATCGTCTTGCACGCTCCTCCACGTTGATATCAAAATGTCGCGTCCTTTCCCATATACCTACATATCATGCCCCTGCGCTGACACCCCGGTCCCCGACCCAGCCAGGAAACGGAGGTCGAGGGAATCTCCGCAGAAACCACCACCAGAGCGGGGGAACACAGACCAAGGGAAGAAATCTTCAGCAAAAGGGGAACAccaagaagaggatgaggacgAAGAGCAAACTTTCGATCCCCGCTCTCCGCGGTCCAACTTCTCGTTGTACCCGCCTGAACAGCTTCTCTACTGTGAGGAGTGTCACCAGATCAAATGTCCCCGATGTATAACGGAGGAGATCGTGAGCTGGTATTGTCCTAACTGTTTGTTTGAAACGCCGAGTAGCTTGGTGCGAAGCGACAGTAACCGGTATGTAATAGTGAATGTGAAGGGTTGTGTTCAAGTATCCTCTAATATGCGCATATCTATAGGTGTGGCCGGAATTGCTTCAATTGTCCTGTTTGTACAGCTCCGCTGGCTGTGAGCACCATTGAGAATGCTACAGGGAACGGGCCTCAGCAGGGTCCGTGGGTGTTGTCTTGCGGATACTGTCTTTGGACGACGCTAGACATCGGCATCAAATTTGACAAGCCGACAAATATCCGTAGTCAACTGCAAAAGATGACAGATTCCACTCCCCCGGCTGCTCTCGACCGCTCGAGGCAAGCTTCTCGTACTTTTGCAGATTTGAAACATCCTTTGTCCAGCTTCGCCTCGGTTGACGAGCAATCCAATGCGCACGAGCGTGATGAAGAGCAAACGACACCAAAAGAAGACCCGGCTGCACCTCCAATGGGCACGGATGCCCGGTTCGCAGCCCTGAAAAGCTTTTACCGTACACAGATCGCTGAGACATCAAACTCGCCAAATGATCATCTAAGTTCAGAATTTGGGTTCTCCTCGCCCGGCGCCCTAAACCGGCTCATGTCTCTCTATGCATCCTCTTCGCGTCTAAGCGGGCTATATGGCGGCAGCAAGAAGCCCAAAACCAAGCTACCTGTCATGCGCGAAGCCCTGACTGCAAGCGAGGGCCTCCAGATTGCCCCAGAAAACAACGAGGCGGACATGATTGCACGGCTTCAGTCACCAGAATGTGGCTGGGATGGCATGGCCTCGATAAACCAGCGCGCAACCCAATCACCGGACGCCCGCTTCGTCGATGATCTCCTCCCACTCCCAGTCCTCCTTCGCACCAAGCGAGCCAAGCGCTGCAAGTCCTGCAAGCACATCCTCGTGAAGCCCGAGAGCAAGCCACAGTCTACTCGCTTCCGCATCCGCCTCATTGCCCTCAGCTACATCCCCCTCCCAACTCTCCGCCCTCTAGCCCTCTCTTCCTCATCAGCCCTCCCAGCCATGGTCCCGACCTCCGACCTCAACTCCCTCTCCCCCCTGCGCCCAATCCACGTCCTTCTTACTCTAAAGAACCACATGTTCGACCCCGTCCGTATCACCCTCGCCACGCCCCCCGTGACCCCAGGCCGCGTTGCAACCAAAGTCACAGTTCTCTCTCCGCAGTTCGAGATTGGCGCCAACAGCGATGTCTGGGACGAGGCGTTGCAGGGTGGCTCTGCGCCCTTAACGAGTGACTCTCGCCCCGCCGCTTTACGCGGAGTCCCGGAGGCAGGCAAGGTGTGGGATAAAGGCCGGAACTGGACGACTGTCGTGTTGGAGGTTGTCCCTGGCACGTTGCCTGGGAGTAGTGCTGAGAGCGGTGGTGGTAATCCAAAAACCGAGACTCATGATGAGGACGTCTTGACAGTTGCGGCTTCTAGGCAGGATGAAGATGTGCTTGAGATTCCGGTCTTCGTGCACATGGATTGGGATGCGGATGCGCAGCTTGATCAACAAAATGTTGGGAAGGGGTCTAAGCCTGATGATAAGGTTACCAGGGAGTTGGCTTATTGGATGGTGCTTGGTGTGGGGAGAATTCAGGCTTCGTTGTAGACACCTAGGGGATCTTATCGTCTTGTTCATGTTCGCGTCAGCTTGTTCGCGTCTTATGCCTTTCATACCCCGAgtgtttttggtttttctctCGTTCATAGAAGCATCCACATACTATTGCCCAGTGAGCTTTGGATTCGATACTGCCAATATGGCACAACAGCAGAATAGTTGTAATCTACTCCTCTAAGCCTCGGAGACATATCCAACATTTAAATCTGGATGCACCCAGGTAATCAATCTAATAATCTACAAGCACGCTAGGTCCCAGTCCCAGCCAGACAAAACCATCTAAGTAAGAAGCAATGAAAAGTCGGAATCGTTGAATTGGAATGCTATCAGAGATTCCATTCCACTTTCATTAGACTGGGAGATAGAGAACTCAACTCCATCGCCTCACCCAGAGCTCACAACGGATACCAAAACCAATGCAACCAGTGACTGGgggcaaaaaaagaaaagagaaaaaaccGTCAATGCATTTTTTATGGAGATCATCTCTTTGGAACCCATCAATGGCGTTGAATCTAGCGACAATTCATGACTAGAAACAATGCCATTCTCCCAAGCATCAACCGAGCACATTCCAAGCCCCTAGCCCCAATAAAAGTCAAAGTGAACGAAGAATTCTAAACATGCATTTAGAACTCAGCGCCGCTCTGGGGGAACTCGAAGGCAACGGAGCGGCCGGTGAGACGGCGGTAGACCTCGCCGTAGGCATCGAGGCGGTGGTCGACACCACCACGCTCCTTCTCGTCGAGGATGACCTTGAGGGTCTTGGAGCCGTCCTCCTTGGTGCGGGTGCGCTTGCCGACAATCTCGACGGGGTAGACGAGGTCGGAGAGGATGGAGTCGTGGACAGCGGTCAGAGTGCGCGAGCGGGGGCGCTTCTGAGTCTGGGTGGTGCGCGAGTTGACGGAGCGCTTGGGGCGGGGCAGGATGCGGCGCTGGGCCACGAAGAGAACGTGGCGGTCGGAGAACTTCTTCTCGAGCTCACGGGTAAGACTTGGTTGGTGTTAGCTTCGGGTAGTTCTTTATTTTCGAGGGGGGCTTTCTGTTGGTCCGTTGGTGTTGAAAGGACTGGTGGTTGCTTACCGCTGCTGGATCTTGTGGAAGTTGTTCAGGAGGGGGACGGGGACGAAGACAATGATGGCCTTCTTGCCGTGGCCGACCTCAACCTAGATAGCGAAAATAATGTCAGAGCGTTATCCGGCTGAAAATGTCGTGCACACAAGAAACATAATTCCTCCTGGAACGGCGTCTTGAATTACGAAATTTCACATCCATCCATGTGTTGCCTCCTCTGCTGATGATTCCTCTCCATGTTGATGATTTTTGGCGTTGGTGAATGTGAGTTGAATTCAGTCCACAAATCCAGCCAATGTCCCCCCGGAGCTTCGAAATTCCTCAAAAATTCACAGACGCCATTCCAGAACGATTTATTTCGCGTGTCGGGAGCCTTGAGCAACAATTCTTACCTCGCGGGCAGAGACGAACTGCAGGGGACGAAGGCTGGCCTTCAGGTCCTGTGTGTTGCTCTCAAGGTCGAAGAGAGCGCCGGCGATCGCGGTCTCCAGCTCGGAGGGGTTCTGCCGGGACGGCGAGTTGGGGGCGATCTTGTTGATGGCAGCCATTATTGCGAGCGACGGGGTGCTGCGGGAAGTGCTGGTGGTGATGTCGACGGAGGGGAGGTTCGCAGATTGAATCGAATGGGAATTTCCTGTGGGATCGGCGCATTCGCTTAGGGTGCGTGATTTCCTATTTGAGCTTAGCGTCGCCGTCTTAGGGCTCATTGATGATTGGTGGGTTGTTGCTGAAGGCGATCCACTATCCGACTTGCCTTTGGTTGACAACTCCCCCAGGACCTCTTTTCGGCCAAATTATCCTACTCTCCATGATTATGTAGGTACAGAAACCAATTTTGCTTGCTGATGCCAATTTTCAACACATTTACAATCTAATCACATTGTTGAAACGAGGTGTTTCTCGGGAAATAGCACACTGTGGGCTATAAGAGCACACGGAGCCTCCATTGGAACCGGAACAAGCACGAactgaaaaaaaagcaagggGGACGCCTGTATCCATAGACATAATTGCAAGAACATCTGCCAAAAAAATGACCCAAATCAGCAAGCACAGCCCTCCTTAGCCGTAGCAGTGTTCCGATCACCCAGGTTAACCCGTGCGTCTTCTGCTGCCCGATTACTCAACGAGGTCTGGCCAGTTCCCGCGCCGGTACCACGGCCAGTCTTCAGACTGCTCTCGGGAATGGCATTGGCAATTGCCGTGAAGACATCCACAACATTGGTTCCGGTCTTGGCGCTAGTCTCGAAGAACAAAAgaccctcctcctccgcatAGCCGGTGGCCTCCCGTGTCGATACCTTGCGGGCATCACCGGATACAGCATCCTGCACCTCATCTTGTTCATTGGCGCCTTCGCCACCATCCTGCACTGATTCAGACTCGCTCTGTGCAGCGCCAGCGGCCTCGGAAACATCACCGCCATCATTGGTCAAGTCCAGCTTGTTACCGACAAGGGCAATGACAATTCCTGGGCTCGCTTGGCGCTGCAGCTCGGCGACCCAGTGCTTGGCTTTTGTCAGCGAAGAAGGTTTCGTAACGTCGTAGACAACAAGCGCCGCTTGCGCGTTGCGGTAGTACATTGGGGCGAGCGAAGCGAACCGCTCTTGGCCGGCAGTATCCCAGATTTCGAACTTGATCGTGCGCGTAGGGAGGGAACATTTTTGCGTCAGAAATGCGGCTGGAAAGTTGACGTTAGTTGATTATCCTAGTGTAAAGTACCATTTGAGGGGCTAGGGTGGCCCGTTTGTGGGGGCACGACTC
The nucleotide sequence above comes from Penicillium digitatum chromosome 1, complete sequence. Encoded proteins:
- a CDS encoding Methyltransferase type 11, with translation MIPLQTFRSSISRRYLIPTTTIRKFASQAPGNPVLEVFNRKVKHLQKDRAARNVEESRKVDYLKDEVAMRLCDRLLDIKRDFPNVLDLGANSCNIARALTSPDLDSVMPEGTITTPLSKKISKLTCVETSHALLHRDENEPFNKEINIQRDVIPDLETLPYAPNSFDAVLSSLSIHWINDLPALLEQVNKMLKPDAPFIAAMFGGDTLYELRGSLQLADMERRGGVSPHVSPLADVKDVGNLLGRTGFKMLTVDVEDIVVEFPDTFALMQDLQAMGEGNAIMNRDSAPLSRDVLLANEAIYRSLHMEEGARGIPATFRLIFMIGWKEGEGQSQPLQRGSGDINLKDVLEGGGFDKP
- a CDS encoding Ras small GTPase, Ras type, with the protein product MSESASTNATKPSSSVKLVLLGEAAVGKSSLVLRFVNNDFQENKEPTIGAAFLTQKCSLPTRTIKFEIWDTAGQERFASLAPMYYRNAQAALVVYDVTKPSSLTKAKHWVAELQRQASPGIVIALVGNKLDLTNDGGDVSEAAGAAQSESESVQDGGEGANEQDEVQDAVSGDARKVSTREATGYAEEEGLLFFETSAKTGTNVVDVFTAIANAIPESSLKTGRGTGAGTGQTSLSNRAAEDARVNLGDRNTATAKEGCAC
- a CDS encoding 40S ribosomal eS7 domain-containing protein, which encodes MSPKTATLSSNRKSRTLSECADPTGNSHSIQSANLPSVDITTSTSRSTPSLAIMAAINKIAPNSPSRQNPSELETAIAGALFDLESNTQDLKASLRPLQFVSAREVEVGHGKKAIIVFVPVPLLNNFHKIQQRLTRELEKKFSDRHVLFVAQRRILPRPKRSVNSRTTQTQKRPRSRTLTAVHDSILSDLVYPVEIVGKRTRTKEDGSKTLKVILDEKERGGVDHRLDAYGEVYRRLTGRSVAFEFPQSGAEF
- a CDS encoding Dynactin p62, which codes for MSRPFPYTYISCPCADTPVPDPARKRRSRESPQKPPPERGNTDQGKKSSAKGEHQEEDEDEEQTFDPRSPRSNFSLYPPEQLLYCEECHQIKCPRCITEEIVSWYCPNCLFETPSSLVRSDSNRCGRNCFNCPVCTAPLAVSTIENATGNGPQQGPWVLSCGYCLWTTLDIGIKFDKPTNIRSQLQKMTDSTPPAALDRSRQASRTFADLKHPLSSFASVDEQSNAHERDEEQTTPKEDPAAPPMGTDARFAALKSFYRTQIAETSNSPNDHLSSEFGFSSPGALNRLMSLYASSSRLSGLYGGSKKPKTKLPVMREALTASEGLQIAPENNEADMIARLQSPECGWDGMASINQRATQSPDARFVDDLLPLPVLLRTKRAKRCKSCKHILVKPESKPQSTRFRIRLIALSYIPLPTLRPLALSSSSALPAMVPTSDLNSLSPLRPIHVLLTLKNHMFDPVRITLATPPVTPGRVATKVTVLSPQFEIGANSDVWDEALQGGSAPLTSDSRPAALRGVPEAGKVWDKGRNWTTVVLEVVPGTLPGSSAESGGGNPKTETHDEDVLTVAASRQDEDVLEIPVFVHMDWDADAQLDQQNVGKGSKPDDKVTRELAYWMVLGVGRIQASL